Proteins encoded together in one Streptomyces sp. NA04227 window:
- the tatC gene encoding twin-arginine translocase subunit TatC, with protein sequence MSLAEHLRELRNRLAKAALAIAVVSGVAAFYSEDLMRFLADPVPRCEEGLGENTGGACAVVAYTDLLSPFTTTVKVSLMAGIVLSSPVWLYQLWAFVAPGLHRHERKYTYAFVAAAVPLFLGGAWLAYTVMPVSMRVLLGITPDGSANILPMDKILDFSVRMVLIFGGAFELPLLLIMLNMTGMATGRRMLGWWRGVIMGVFIFGALATPTTDPVGMIALSAPIVVLYFMAVGFAMLNDRRRRRNNPDADLDDDEASELDLTPESVGDVERVTASGSLPEQASTGTERDRDRVNGYDDVT encoded by the coding sequence ATGTCCCTCGCGGAACACCTTCGTGAGCTTCGCAACCGGCTCGCCAAGGCGGCTCTCGCCATCGCCGTCGTCTCCGGTGTCGCGGCGTTCTACAGCGAGGACCTGATGCGGTTCCTCGCCGATCCGGTCCCCCGCTGCGAGGAGGGGCTGGGCGAGAACACCGGCGGTGCCTGTGCGGTCGTCGCGTACACGGACCTGCTGTCGCCGTTCACGACGACCGTCAAGGTGAGCCTCATGGCGGGCATCGTCCTCTCCAGCCCCGTCTGGCTCTACCAGCTCTGGGCCTTCGTGGCGCCCGGACTGCACCGGCACGAGCGCAAGTACACCTACGCGTTCGTCGCGGCGGCTGTACCGCTGTTCCTCGGCGGTGCCTGGCTCGCCTACACGGTGATGCCGGTGAGCATGCGTGTGCTGCTCGGCATCACCCCGGACGGCTCGGCGAACATCCTGCCGATGGACAAGATCCTGGACTTCAGCGTCCGGATGGTGCTCATCTTCGGCGGGGCCTTCGAGCTGCCACTGCTGCTGATCATGCTCAACATGACCGGCATGGCCACGGGGCGCCGGATGCTCGGCTGGTGGCGCGGCGTGATCATGGGCGTCTTCATCTTCGGGGCGCTGGCCACCCCGACCACGGACCCCGTGGGCATGATCGCGCTCTCCGCGCCGATCGTGGTGCTCTACTTCATGGCCGTCGGCTTCGCGATGCTCAACGACCGGCGCCGCCGTCGCAACAACCCCGACGCCGACCTCGACGACGACGAGGCGTCCGAGCTCGACCTCACCCCGGAGAGCGTCGGCGACGTGGAGCGGGTCACGGCCAGCGGTTCCCTTCCCGAGCAGGCCAGTACGGGCACCGAACGGGACCGGGACCGGGTCAACGGCTACGACGACGTGACATGA
- the tatA gene encoding Sec-independent protein translocase subunit TatA, protein MFRQLGPTEIILILVVIVLLFGAKKLPDMARSLGKSARILKSEAKAMKSEGGNQESAPADPPNSEQQQRTIQAAPGDVSSSRPVTEPTDTTKR, encoded by the coding sequence ATGTTCCGACAGCTCGGCCCTACCGAGATCATCCTCATTCTTGTGGTGATCGTTCTGCTCTTCGGTGCGAAGAAGCTGCCCGACATGGCCCGTTCGCTGGGCAAGTCGGCCCGCATCCTCAAGAGCGAGGCCAAGGCGATGAAGAGCGAGGGCGGCAACCAGGAGTCCGCGCCCGCCGACCCGCCCAACTCCGAGCAGCAGCAGCGCACCATCCAGGCCGCCCCGGGCGACGTGAGCAGCTCGCGCCCGGTCACGGAGCCCACGGACACCACGAAGCGCTGA
- a CDS encoding YafY family protein: MTAKTPRIARPANAIDQTRRMLSLVTYLRERPGARVADVARAFGMSEDELIGDLDVLPLCGTSFRGGDLLDIDTDGEHIWWHNADDVAEPLRLAADEATALLVAARAVATLPGLRESDRQALLRATAKLEAAAGEAAGASSRLSVTFESEGGVFADVDRAISERRRLWIRYYSPARDELSEREIDPIRLVSVGHTYVEAWCRRSEARRTFRLDRVAEIRILDEPSEPPEVELRDLSEALVQPAAEDPEVVVEVGPGGRWVAEYYPHDRAEELPDGGLRISLRTPDPASLRRLALRLGREGRIVAPRDLADSAREAARAALAAYDGPDAIEGAR; the protein is encoded by the coding sequence ATGACCGCCAAGACCCCGCGTATCGCCCGCCCGGCGAACGCCATCGACCAGACCCGCCGGATGCTCTCCCTGGTGACCTATCTGCGTGAGCGGCCCGGAGCGCGCGTGGCCGACGTCGCGCGGGCCTTCGGGATGAGCGAGGACGAGCTGATCGGCGACCTGGACGTACTGCCGCTGTGCGGCACCAGCTTCCGCGGCGGCGATCTGCTCGACATCGACACCGACGGCGAACACATCTGGTGGCACAACGCCGACGACGTGGCCGAGCCGCTGCGGCTGGCCGCCGACGAGGCGACCGCGCTGCTCGTGGCGGCGCGTGCGGTGGCGACCCTGCCGGGCCTGCGGGAGAGCGACCGGCAGGCGCTGCTGCGGGCCACCGCCAAGCTGGAGGCCGCGGCGGGCGAGGCGGCCGGGGCCAGTTCGCGGCTCTCGGTCACCTTCGAGTCCGAGGGTGGCGTCTTCGCCGACGTCGACCGGGCCATCTCCGAGCGGCGCAGGCTGTGGATCCGCTACTACTCGCCCGCCCGCGACGAGCTCTCCGAGCGCGAGATCGACCCGATCCGGCTGGTCAGCGTCGGCCACACCTACGTCGAGGCCTGGTGCCGGCGTTCCGAGGCGCGGCGGACCTTCCGGCTGGACCGGGTCGCCGAGATCAGGATCCTCGACGAACCGTCCGAGCCCCCCGAGGTCGAACTCCGCGATCTGTCCGAGGCGTTGGTGCAGCCCGCCGCCGAGGACCCGGAAGTGGTCGTCGAGGTGGGGCCCGGCGGTCGCTGGGTCGCCGAGTACTATCCGCACGACCGGGCCGAGGAACTACCGGACGGCGGACTGCGCATCAGCCTGCGCACGCCGGACCCGGCCTCGCTGCGCAGGCTCGCCCTGCGCCTCGGCCGGGAGGGCAGGATCGTGGCACCGCGGGACCTCGCAGACAGCGCGCGCGAGGCGGCCCGCGCCGCACTGGCCGCCTACGACGGCCCGGACGCGATCGAGGGGGCGCGGTGA
- a CDS encoding YafY family protein gives MAIAKAERLMNLALCLLGTRRPLSKRELRDSIEAYVEAFGKSGSGSEESFSRMFERDKDDLRELGLVIETVENLDGDVGYLARRDSNRLPPVVFDPEEAAALGLAAKVWQQARLAGAASGALQKLRAAGLPEEVDPYESHGALEPRIPVHEAAFEPLMLACRDRRPVSFDYRKSNAVRPEPRQVEPWALECWRGHWYLAGFDRDRGAERVFRLSRITGKVRSRAGRFTAPVPDVVNVRETVAAWAGEGGGERTARIRLRANSGYPLRASASSVRELGDGWDELEIHYGHGLDAWLVEFGPDVVVLEPAELRADVVDRLRAVAKG, from the coding sequence ATGGCCATTGCCAAGGCCGAGCGGCTCATGAATCTCGCACTGTGTCTTCTCGGGACGCGGCGGCCGCTGAGCAAGCGCGAACTGCGGGACTCGATCGAGGCGTACGTGGAGGCCTTCGGGAAGAGCGGCTCCGGGTCGGAGGAATCCTTCAGCCGGATGTTCGAGCGCGACAAGGACGATCTGCGCGAACTCGGCCTGGTCATCGAGACGGTGGAGAACCTCGACGGTGACGTCGGCTACCTGGCCCGCCGCGACAGCAACCGCCTGCCGCCGGTCGTCTTCGACCCGGAGGAGGCCGCCGCCCTGGGGCTCGCCGCCAAGGTCTGGCAGCAGGCGCGGCTGGCCGGCGCCGCCAGCGGCGCGCTGCAGAAGCTGCGCGCCGCCGGGCTGCCCGAAGAGGTCGACCCCTACGAGTCGCACGGCGCCCTGGAACCCCGGATCCCGGTCCACGAGGCCGCGTTCGAGCCCTTGATGCTGGCCTGCCGGGACCGCCGCCCGGTCAGCTTCGACTACCGCAAGTCCAACGCGGTGCGCCCCGAGCCGCGCCAGGTCGAGCCGTGGGCCCTGGAGTGCTGGCGCGGCCACTGGTACCTCGCGGGCTTCGACCGGGACCGCGGCGCCGAGCGTGTGTTCCGGCTCTCCCGTATCACCGGCAAGGTGCGCAGCCGTGCGGGCAGGTTCACCGCGCCGGTGCCCGATGTGGTCAACGTCCGCGAGACGGTGGCCGCGTGGGCGGGCGAGGGCGGCGGCGAACGCACCGCCCGGATCCGGCTGCGCGCCAACTCCGGTTACCCGCTGCGCGCGAGCGCCTCCTCGGTACGCGAACTCGGCGACGGATGGGACGAGTTGGAGATCCACTACGGGCACGGTCTGGACGCCTGGCTGGTCGAGTTCGGCCCCGATGTGGTCGTACTGGAACCCGCCGAGCTGCGGGCCGACGTGGTGGACCGGCTGCGCGCCGTGGCCAAGGGCTGA
- a CDS encoding FKBP-type peptidyl-prolyl cis-trans isomerase, producing MSIDKPEIDFPGGEPPADLEIKDIWVGDGPEAKAGDTVSVHYVGVAFSTGEEFDASWNRGAPLKFELGAGRVIAGWDRGVQGMKVGGRRQLIIPAHLAYGDQGAGGRIKPGETLIFVCDLISV from the coding sequence GTGAGCATCGACAAGCCCGAGATCGACTTCCCGGGCGGCGAACCGCCGGCCGACCTGGAGATCAAGGACATCTGGGTCGGCGACGGCCCTGAGGCCAAGGCGGGCGACACCGTCTCCGTCCACTACGTGGGCGTGGCCTTCTCCACCGGCGAGGAGTTCGACGCCAGCTGGAACCGCGGTGCGCCGCTGAAGTTCGAGCTCGGCGCCGGCCGGGTCATCGCGGGCTGGGACCGCGGTGTGCAGGGCATGAAGGTCGGCGGACGCCGCCAGCTGATCATCCCCGCCCACCTCGCCTACGGGGACCAGGGCGCCGGTGGCCGGATCAAGCCCGGCGAGACGCTGATCTTCGTCTGCGACCTGATCTCCGTCTGA